A single region of the Streptomyces virginiae genome encodes:
- a CDS encoding M20 family metallopeptidase, with the protein MLDSVELLKQMIAIRSVNPLLPGSTAEDDEQELGHYIANYLQTAGIEVELQQVKDGRCNIIGHVERSGRADDAIILLTGHMDTYPANGPRSGYQPIQEGRDLYGRGSADAKGSLASMLTAFCAAAQSPHRREAYIAATIDEECLLLGAQQLTLHGMRPTLGITGEPTNLIPIVAQKGIIRGAFKVNGNGIHAAYPKQGSAIVSAAHLISAVESLNESYARTPGSSTLGHPSITVTKMKSSGGMNLVAREVAVWFDARFLPGTTGEDFARKIEDELREILPEGVDFVMDPLTFISPANDAPLTIPVMTDLFSAITSVTGTCEPDRFSYGSEAGVLAQICEASIVLGPGDARYSHGKEEMISIDQVESAVEIFRRILVGE; encoded by the coding sequence ATGCTTGATTCGGTTGAGCTACTCAAGCAGATGATCGCAATCCGCAGTGTGAACCCGCTTCTGCCGGGCTCCACTGCAGAGGACGATGAGCAGGAGCTAGGCCATTATATAGCCAACTACCTACAAACGGCCGGCATCGAGGTCGAGCTGCAGCAGGTAAAGGACGGCCGGTGCAACATTATCGGTCACGTCGAACGCAGCGGCCGTGCAGATGACGCCATCATTCTGCTCACCGGGCACATGGATACCTATCCGGCCAATGGTCCACGATCCGGCTATCAGCCGATCCAAGAAGGACGGGACCTGTACGGGCGGGGCAGTGCGGATGCCAAGGGATCGCTTGCCTCCATGTTGACCGCCTTCTGTGCTGCGGCCCAGTCGCCTCACAGGCGCGAGGCCTACATCGCCGCCACGATTGACGAGGAATGCCTGCTGCTCGGCGCGCAGCAGCTCACGTTGCATGGAATGCGACCTACTCTGGGTATTACCGGCGAGCCCACGAATCTGATTCCTATCGTGGCACAGAAGGGAATCATTCGAGGTGCGTTTAAGGTAAATGGCAACGGGATCCACGCCGCATACCCGAAGCAGGGCTCCGCCATTGTGTCTGCAGCACACCTCATCTCCGCCGTGGAATCGCTGAATGAGTCCTATGCGCGAACACCGGGAAGCTCGACGCTTGGGCATCCCAGCATAACCGTCACAAAAATGAAAAGCAGTGGCGGAATGAATCTTGTCGCGCGTGAAGTAGCGGTTTGGTTCGATGCGCGATTCCTCCCGGGTACTACTGGTGAAGACTTCGCCCGTAAAATAGAGGATGAATTGCGCGAAATCCTTCCCGAGGGTGTAGATTTCGTGATGGATCCGCTGACATTCATTTCTCCTGCCAATGACGCACCGCTGACTATACCCGTGATGACGGATCTCTTCTCGGCTATCACGTCAGTGACGGGAACATGTGAGCCGGATCGCTTCTCGTATGGAAGTGAGGCCGGCGTCCTCGCTCAGATATGCGAAGCCAGCATCGTCCTCGGCCCGGGAGATGCCAGATATTCCCATGGCAAGGAAGAGATGATCAGCATTGATCAGGTC
- a CDS encoding diiron oxygenase has translation MEPNKQRSYLRDALTVLSTPGSPLADQYVSKFTRWDTRASVRVKPQRLLTVPDTGQLYFPPELMPVVAHPLVSSKPNAVTERILAQRLHQYLYFTTELEQVAVMPVTMNISRGRAGLELPAAMRDDAFKITTDEAWHAQFSDDLSRQVERQTGFEACVPDHLSFIGRLDKIRGAMDHDLRGAADLAFSIVSETLISSILSDLPRDRRLPTAVRDLVQDHAEDEGRHHAYFRTLLDFFWQELAASERNRIGPLIPDLITAFLEPDYLAIALTLGDAGFSIEEAAEIISESYPADDTRTAIGKSSRATVRYFREVGALDSPLAHEAFEAAGLITAD, from the coding sequence ATGGAGCCGAACAAGCAGCGCTCGTACCTACGGGACGCCCTCACAGTTCTGAGCACCCCCGGTTCCCCGCTGGCAGACCAGTACGTCAGCAAGTTCACCCGCTGGGACACACGCGCGAGCGTGAGGGTCAAGCCCCAGCGGCTGCTGACTGTCCCAGACACCGGCCAGCTCTACTTTCCACCCGAATTGATGCCAGTGGTGGCGCACCCGCTCGTGAGTTCCAAACCGAACGCCGTGACGGAGCGCATCCTCGCGCAGCGGCTTCATCAGTATCTGTACTTCACCACGGAGCTCGAGCAAGTCGCAGTGATGCCCGTGACCATGAACATCAGTCGTGGTCGAGCCGGGCTCGAGCTGCCGGCAGCAATGCGGGATGATGCCTTCAAGATCACAACTGACGAGGCGTGGCATGCCCAGTTCTCTGACGACCTGTCTCGACAGGTGGAGCGGCAGACGGGCTTCGAAGCATGTGTACCGGACCACTTGTCCTTCATAGGACGGCTGGACAAAATCCGTGGGGCCATGGACCACGATCTGCGTGGAGCGGCCGATCTGGCCTTCTCCATCGTGAGTGAAACCCTGATCTCCTCAATCCTGTCCGATCTGCCCCGGGATCGGCGACTGCCGACGGCAGTGCGGGACCTCGTCCAGGACCACGCCGAGGACGAGGGAAGACACCATGCCTACTTCCGCACCCTGCTCGACTTCTTCTGGCAGGAACTTGCTGCCTCAGAACGAAACCGAATAGGGCCACTCATCCCCGATCTCATCACTGCATTCCTTGAGCCGGACTACCTCGCTATCGCCCTGACGCTCGGGGACGCCGGCTTCAGTATCGAAGAAGCGGCAGAGATTATCAGCGAGTCGTACCCTGCCGACGACACCAGAACGGCCATAGGTAAGTCCTCTCGAGCGACCGTCCGCTATTTCCGAGAAGTCGGAGCGCTCGACTCACCGCTCGCCCACGAAGCCTTCGAGGCCGCCGGGCTGATTACTGCCGACTGA
- a CDS encoding MFS transporter, with protein sequence MNLCKTQAVSGPLGDSRFRLLWFGQTLSYAGSAVFPVALTIALVKGIGSATDLGLVLASAAVGEGLFLLIGGVWADRLPRQKVMMAADATRAVAHVFLGVQIVSGQAGLTELMVASACVGAASGFFLPASSGLVASTVAPGLLQQANAFMAVSRRSAMLIGPAAATSIALTIGPGWAMVIDGGTFAVNVLTLSRLRIAHTAPQRDSFLTELRDGWVEVRERTWLWTNFLAHGLWNLSRTAYFTVGAATVITGLGGEVAWGAIAQGATIGAFAGALLSLRIRTSHPLVLANICLALGAIPLALIALEAHTALIAVGAGIMSFALGLMGTLWDTTVQQHVPADRISRVSAYDWLLSTALSPLGMALAGPLAVAIGAKATLYAAAALMVVSTVGVLALRDVRRIGPAGSQKSIGTPVSEET encoded by the coding sequence ATGAATCTGTGCAAGACGCAGGCTGTAAGCGGGCCTTTAGGGGACAGCAGATTCCGTCTTCTCTGGTTCGGACAAACCCTCTCTTATGCGGGGAGCGCCGTCTTCCCGGTGGCTCTGACCATCGCGCTGGTGAAGGGGATCGGATCGGCCACGGATCTGGGTCTGGTACTGGCCAGCGCCGCGGTAGGAGAAGGTCTCTTCCTCCTCATCGGAGGCGTCTGGGCCGACCGACTGCCCAGGCAGAAGGTGATGATGGCGGCAGACGCGACCCGTGCTGTCGCGCACGTCTTCCTGGGCGTGCAGATAGTGAGCGGCCAAGCTGGCCTCACCGAGTTGATGGTGGCATCCGCCTGTGTGGGAGCTGCTTCGGGCTTCTTCCTGCCGGCCTCCAGCGGCCTGGTTGCCTCGACGGTTGCCCCCGGGCTGCTTCAGCAGGCAAACGCATTCATGGCGGTCTCAAGGCGCTCAGCGATGCTGATAGGCCCCGCTGCAGCCACCAGCATCGCGCTCACCATCGGACCGGGTTGGGCCATGGTCATCGACGGGGGCACGTTTGCAGTCAACGTCCTGACGCTCAGTCGGCTACGCATTGCCCACACGGCCCCACAACGCGACAGCTTCCTAACGGAACTCCGAGATGGCTGGGTCGAGGTGCGTGAACGCACCTGGCTGTGGACCAACTTCCTAGCTCACGGCCTGTGGAACCTTTCCAGAACCGCCTACTTCACTGTCGGTGCGGCAACGGTGATCACAGGCTTGGGCGGCGAGGTTGCCTGGGGGGCTATCGCTCAAGGTGCGACAATCGGTGCATTCGCCGGAGCGCTGCTCTCTCTGCGTATCCGCACCTCTCATCCGCTGGTCTTGGCAAACATCTGCCTGGCCCTGGGCGCGATCCCGCTGGCACTCATCGCGCTGGAAGCCCACACGGCGCTCATTGCAGTAGGTGCCGGAATCATGTCTTTTGCTCTCGGGCTGATGGGCACCCTTTGGGACACCACGGTCCAGCAGCATGTCCCAGCCGATCGCATCTCCCGTGTTTCCGCCTACGACTGGCTGCTCTCGACCGCACTTAGTCCCTTGGGCATGGCCCTGGCCGGCCCTCTGGCAGTGGCGATCGGAGCCAAGGCAACGCTCTACGCGGCTGCCGCACTGATGGTGGTCTCCACCGTCGGAGTCCTGGCCCTGCGCGATGTGCGACGAATCGGGCCGGCCGGCAGCCAGAAGAGCATCGGCACACCTGTAAGCGAAGAGACCTAA
- the asnB gene encoding asparagine synthase (glutamine-hydrolyzing) — MCGIAGVARIDGGMLTPAADELLRNLACTLAHRGPDDERLLREDQVGLAFTRLSLVDPVGGGQPLISEDGSVVLIANGEVYNHRELAASLPAGARFKTQSDCEVLLHLYQRDGLNFLNQVNGMFAVVLWDRRRNKLLFCRDRFGIKPLFFHRNRERIVFASEIKALFADTATPRRLDWSGALADYGLSSTPALTHEPINTWFEDVELAPAATVMEIDLADGSTREHRYWSLPGAAADSDASDEEYVARYRDLLTESVQDCAMADAELGLFLSGGIDSASVAALAGQSGLQTFTALTGATVVNGDAEWGHRAAKMLGVPNEQILFDSERVPGVEEWKSLLWLSETPLCGPEQFYKYELHRHARLKHPEIKGMLLGAAADEFNGGYATEYAGGGGWEDFLANIGGMSRRKALDDRPRLAGWWEVSDLPLLNDAAAYAGRGIEAPDPYDAFIAWKYRSLQQYNVWHEDRTAAGNSVEARVPFLDHRLVELVASIPAARREALLWDKRILRQAMVGILPAELINRPKVPFFHGAGERHTYRTFVRMLTQRDGALLDEALSSERAREFIHQDGIRESLRRLERDPMDGSVEHLLRLVNLGLLERMTMDLPVAPAAAFKAPEPVTFAYSDWDESEDRIREVALWKHPVDLATVYAVRPDTLLVCAPTEPGTWYLLVDGACQFVLDEQEEPALVAILRALDGETSLEKLLAVTGRPLAAVRPLLEEVLDLGLVVEAATKGAMDV, encoded by the coding sequence ATGTGCGGAATCGCTGGTGTTGCCCGGATCGACGGCGGCATGCTGACACCTGCTGCGGACGAGCTGCTGCGCAACTTGGCCTGTACCCTTGCCCACCGCGGTCCCGACGATGAGCGACTGCTGCGTGAGGACCAAGTCGGCCTCGCCTTCACCCGGCTGTCGCTGGTGGATCCTGTGGGAGGAGGGCAGCCTCTGATCAGCGAGGACGGATCTGTCGTCCTGATCGCAAACGGTGAGGTCTACAACCACCGTGAGTTGGCCGCTTCCCTTCCCGCCGGCGCCCGCTTCAAGACCCAGTCGGACTGCGAGGTGCTCCTGCACCTCTACCAGCGTGACGGACTCAACTTCCTCAACCAGGTGAACGGCATGTTCGCTGTGGTCCTGTGGGACAGACGGAGGAACAAGCTCCTCTTCTGTCGGGACCGATTCGGCATCAAGCCGTTGTTCTTCCATCGCAACCGGGAGCGAATCGTCTTCGCCTCGGAGATCAAGGCCCTGTTCGCGGACACCGCAACACCCAGGCGTCTGGACTGGAGCGGAGCACTCGCCGACTACGGACTGAGTTCGACACCGGCTCTGACTCACGAACCGATCAACACCTGGTTCGAGGACGTCGAGCTGGCACCGGCTGCGACGGTGATGGAGATAGACCTCGCGGACGGGTCGACCCGCGAACACCGCTACTGGTCTCTGCCTGGTGCGGCTGCCGACTCCGATGCCTCGGACGAGGAGTACGTCGCGCGCTACCGTGACCTGCTGACCGAGTCAGTCCAGGACTGTGCCATGGCCGACGCTGAGCTCGGGCTCTTCCTCAGCGGAGGCATTGACTCGGCATCGGTCGCTGCTCTGGCCGGCCAGAGTGGGCTGCAGACCTTCACCGCACTGACCGGAGCGACCGTTGTCAACGGAGACGCCGAGTGGGGTCATCGCGCGGCCAAGATGCTCGGTGTGCCGAACGAGCAAATCCTCTTCGACAGCGAGCGCGTTCCGGGTGTCGAAGAATGGAAGAGCCTGCTGTGGCTCTCCGAAACCCCGCTCTGTGGTCCTGAACAGTTCTACAAGTACGAACTGCATCGCCACGCTCGCCTGAAGCACCCTGAGATCAAAGGCATGCTGCTGGGCGCTGCTGCTGACGAGTTCAACGGGGGGTACGCCACCGAGTATGCCGGCGGTGGCGGCTGGGAGGACTTCCTTGCCAACATCGGCGGGATGTCTCGCCGGAAGGCGCTGGATGACCGTCCTCGACTTGCGGGCTGGTGGGAGGTCTCCGACCTGCCGCTGCTCAACGACGCGGCCGCGTACGCGGGCCGGGGCATCGAGGCACCGGATCCCTACGACGCGTTCATTGCCTGGAAGTACCGCAGTCTTCAGCAGTACAACGTCTGGCATGAGGACCGGACCGCGGCCGGAAACAGCGTCGAGGCCCGAGTGCCGTTCCTCGACCACCGCCTTGTCGAGCTGGTGGCATCGATCCCTGCAGCCCGTCGTGAAGCCCTGCTCTGGGACAAGCGCATCCTTCGTCAGGCGATGGTAGGCATCCTCCCTGCGGAGCTGATCAACCGGCCGAAGGTTCCCTTCTTCCACGGTGCGGGAGAACGCCACACTTACCGTACGTTCGTCCGCATGCTGACCCAGCGCGATGGTGCACTCCTCGATGAGGCGTTGTCCTCCGAGCGGGCCCGTGAGTTCATCCACCAGGACGGTATCCGTGAGAGTCTCCGGCGTCTGGAGCGCGATCCCATGGACGGGAGCGTCGAACATCTCCTGCGGCTGGTCAATCTCGGCCTGCTCGAGCGCATGACCATGGATCTCCCGGTTGCGCCGGCAGCCGCATTCAAGGCCCCGGAACCCGTGACCTTCGCCTATTCCGATTGGGACGAGAGCGAGGATCGGATCCGGGAGGTCGCCCTGTGGAAGCACCCCGTGGACCTTGCCACTGTGTATGCGGTCCGGCCGGACACGCTCCTTGTCTGTGCACCTACGGAGCCGGGTACTTGGTATCTCCTGGTCGACGGTGCGTGCCAGTTCGTCCTCGATGAACAGGAAGAGCCCGCGCTCGTGGCGATACTGCGCGCTCTGGACGGTGAGACCTCCTTGGAGAAGCTCTTGGCCGTCACCGGTCGGCCGCTCGCTGCAGTCAGGCCTTTGCTGGAAGAAGTACTTGATCTCGGCCTCGTCGTCGAGGCTGCCACGAAGGGAGCCATGGATGTCTGA
- a CDS encoding PqqD family protein: MAGASPVSGQSVPSVRPDIRVRNIGGTLVIAVPEQAFELVETTAFIWKRIDGVLSVDEIGQLLAQEYEVDIETAVADTIEVLSELAQYGAIHV, encoded by the coding sequence ATGGCCGGGGCGAGCCCGGTATCCGGGCAGTCGGTTCCGTCCGTCCGCCCCGACATCCGGGTGCGCAATATCGGTGGCACCTTGGTGATCGCAGTTCCCGAGCAGGCTTTCGAACTCGTGGAGACGACCGCGTTCATCTGGAAGCGGATCGACGGGGTGCTCTCGGTCGACGAGATCGGACAACTCCTCGCCCAGGAGTACGAAGTCGACATCGAGACCGCTGTCGCGGACACGATCGAAGTCCTTTCAGAACTGGCGCAATACGGGGCAATCCATGTGTGA
- a CDS encoding mersacidin/lichenicidin family type 2 lantibiotic: MCELTVSEVIRAWRDPLFRAGLSDQERAALPPHPSGDIDIPSLSRE; encoded by the coding sequence ATGTGTGAGCTGACAGTGAGCGAAGTGATCAGGGCATGGCGTGACCCTCTGTTCCGGGCCGGTCTCAGCGATCAAGAGCGGGCAGCGCTTCCTCCCCATCCGTCGGGTGACATCGATATCCCCAGCCTGAGCCGGGAATAG
- a CDS encoding type 2 lanthipeptide synthetase LanM family protein translates to MDMKTLRMMVQRTLALELNAARLEGRLDGPTPEARFDAFGESLLEPARALDFLADYPVLARGLVEHLQQWIHVRAEFAERFTADFGVLRERFALSGEGLQDVAGLSFGAGDAHRGGRTVAILDFRDGNRLVYKPRSFAVDTHVNRLLGWVNDRNPRHLLRPTRLLERPGYGWSAFIAAEPCTDSEALARFAWRLGAHLALFHVLGCYDMHLENLIAAGEHPAFIDLEALFHTEPASDADHDPVGALLRSSVLAVGLLPQRVVEVDEVGVRAMEISGMAGGAARDEFEIRPAAVLADGGTDRLRIARKRVPVGGTANRPILDGRPASPPAMRRDLIMGFEDCYRILLASRDDLCHELDIFADADVRTVLRNTSDYRVLLEESWHPDVLRDSLDRRYLFEALDPDAEGDAEVLASEIAQLGCGDVPVFCAKPASPALFDHSGLLADDYFRETGLEAARHRLENLSEEHLRDQLWFVHASLATREVGGHHQEPVRRGRTQCHQGTDSEIVLAAASRIGDRLLATVQRGADGVVEWANLNLVGEQYWVVGASGLGLYSGVTGIALFLAELASVTGTARYQHAARRVVEALADPDGIPDPEDLRGMPVGGFEDLCGVLMLLIRTGCLWKEPALLDVAQSLVPAISQNLEDDETFGVIGGAAGAALALISLNAARPHAQTVAAVHQAGQILVSRSRSPHGPPGFGYGAAGLAYALSAIADLTGDHRYTVAVSLALAEENSAATVGANAWCRGPAGTLLATARMGRRPGLAGLASVQRTLQSGVADDSLCHGALGLAEALRAAGETAGDPALVRGARQAAMAVAHRVLSGQVRTGVPHNLWVPGLMNGAAGIGYGLLRTALPVRAVPDILLLGT, encoded by the coding sequence ATGGACATGAAGACCCTGCGCATGATGGTCCAGCGGACGCTGGCACTCGAACTCAACGCTGCCCGCCTGGAAGGCCGCCTCGACGGGCCGACCCCGGAAGCCCGGTTCGATGCATTCGGCGAGAGCCTCCTGGAGCCTGCACGGGCCTTGGACTTCCTGGCCGACTACCCTGTGCTGGCCCGCGGGCTGGTAGAGCATCTCCAGCAGTGGATCCATGTCCGGGCAGAGTTCGCCGAGCGGTTCACTGCCGACTTCGGTGTACTGCGTGAGAGGTTCGCGCTGTCTGGCGAGGGTCTTCAGGATGTGGCCGGTCTTTCCTTCGGTGCCGGCGATGCACACCGTGGCGGGCGCACTGTGGCCATCCTCGACTTCCGTGACGGCAACAGGCTGGTCTACAAGCCACGCAGCTTCGCGGTAGACACACACGTGAACCGTCTTCTGGGGTGGGTCAACGACCGAAACCCGCGGCACCTGTTGCGGCCGACACGCCTTCTCGAGCGTCCGGGCTACGGTTGGAGCGCCTTCATTGCAGCCGAGCCCTGCACCGACTCGGAGGCTCTCGCCAGATTTGCCTGGCGGCTAGGGGCCCATCTCGCCCTGTTCCACGTGCTGGGCTGCTACGACATGCACCTGGAGAACCTGATCGCAGCGGGTGAGCACCCGGCGTTCATCGACCTGGAGGCGCTGTTCCACACCGAGCCGGCCTCCGACGCTGATCATGATCCCGTGGGCGCGCTTCTTCGAAGCTCGGTCCTCGCCGTGGGTCTGCTTCCGCAGCGTGTGGTGGAGGTCGACGAGGTGGGTGTCCGGGCCATGGAGATCAGCGGCATGGCTGGGGGTGCGGCTCGAGACGAGTTCGAGATACGGCCCGCCGCCGTCCTAGCGGACGGTGGCACGGACCGGCTCAGGATCGCACGCAAGCGGGTGCCCGTAGGCGGGACGGCCAACCGTCCCATTCTGGACGGTAGGCCCGCCAGCCCGCCGGCCATGCGCCGCGATCTGATCATGGGATTCGAGGACTGCTACCGGATTCTTCTCGCCAGCCGCGATGACCTGTGCCACGAGCTGGACATATTCGCTGACGCCGACGTACGGACCGTACTGCGTAACACCTCGGATTACAGAGTCTTGCTTGAGGAATCGTGGCACCCGGATGTCCTGAGGGACAGCCTCGACCGCCGGTACCTGTTTGAGGCTCTGGATCCCGACGCGGAGGGCGACGCCGAAGTCCTGGCCAGCGAAATCGCACAGCTTGGCTGTGGGGATGTTCCCGTATTCTGCGCCAAGCCAGCCAGCCCGGCGCTCTTCGACCACAGTGGTCTGCTCGCGGACGATTATTTCCGTGAGACCGGGTTGGAGGCTGCACGGCATCGGCTGGAGAATCTGAGCGAAGAGCATCTCCGAGACCAGCTGTGGTTCGTGCACGCTTCCCTGGCCACGCGTGAGGTCGGCGGCCACCATCAGGAACCTGTTCGGCGTGGCCGGACACAGTGCCATCAGGGCACGGACTCCGAGATCGTGCTTGCTGCCGCGTCCCGTATCGGGGACCGCCTACTCGCAACAGTCCAGAGGGGCGCGGACGGGGTGGTGGAATGGGCCAACCTCAACCTGGTCGGTGAGCAGTACTGGGTGGTAGGCGCCAGCGGTCTGGGACTGTATTCGGGAGTGACCGGCATCGCCCTGTTCCTGGCAGAGCTGGCTTCTGTCACCGGGACCGCCCGCTACCAGCATGCAGCGCGCAGGGTCGTGGAGGCTCTCGCAGACCCTGACGGCATACCCGACCCTGAGGACCTCCGGGGAATGCCTGTCGGTGGGTTCGAGGATCTGTGCGGCGTGCTCATGCTGCTCATCCGGACTGGGTGCTTGTGGAAGGAGCCGGCGCTTCTCGATGTAGCCCAGTCTCTTGTACCGGCGATATCTCAGAACCTTGAGGACGACGAGACGTTCGGTGTGATCGGTGGTGCTGCGGGGGCTGCACTCGCGCTCATCTCCCTGAACGCCGCACGTCCTCACGCACAGACGGTTGCCGCCGTGCATCAGGCGGGACAGATACTCGTGAGCCGTTCCAGGTCTCCCCACGGGCCCCCTGGATTCGGGTACGGCGCCGCGGGTCTCGCCTACGCGTTGTCCGCCATTGCCGATTTGACGGGTGACCACCGCTATACGGTAGCCGTGTCTCTTGCTCTGGCTGAGGAGAACTCTGCAGCGACCGTCGGGGCCAACGCCTGGTGTCGCGGACCTGCGGGCACGCTGCTCGCCACCGCAAGGATGGGGAGGCGGCCCGGCCTCGCAGGGCTTGCTTCCGTACAGCGAACCCTGCAGTCAGGGGTGGCCGACGACTCACTGTGTCACGGCGCCTTGGGGTTGGCCGAGGCTTTGCGGGCCGCCGGCGAGACCGCCGGTGATCCGGCGCTCGTCCGAGGCGCACGCCAGGCCGCAATGGCCGTAGCCCATCGAGTCCTCTCCGGCCAGGTGCGTACAGGTGTCCCGCACAACCTTTGGGTACCGGGCTTGATGAACGGTGCAGCCGGTATCGGGTACGGCCTGCTCCGCACAGCGCTACCAGTACGTGCAGTACCCGACATCCTCCTGCTGGGCACCTGA
- the tmk gene encoding dTMP kinase, protein MESKSTSEKASRVDIKVCKGLFKPNRTDRGLLVSIVGFDGSGKTTQIERVGEELRAQGHEVVETRQPADWYRELAEVQVFHDNGGSAESARILSLLAAADRHRHVMEVVNPALERGAIVLCDRYVYATFGVFIHRGVDFDFLATINSGIPRPDHAFYLRVPTDELLRRLRIRDGGKLKYEEKSADRVESITRTYEELGSELTPVDGMASAEEITSSILDHMKDSLRIRNGN, encoded by the coding sequence ATGGAATCAAAGAGCACGTCGGAGAAGGCCAGTAGAGTTGACATCAAGGTATGCAAGGGACTCTTCAAGCCGAATCGGACTGACCGCGGTCTACTGGTCTCGATTGTCGGCTTCGACGGCTCGGGCAAAACTACGCAAATCGAACGCGTTGGTGAGGAGCTGCGCGCCCAGGGGCATGAGGTCGTAGAAACCCGGCAGCCGGCCGACTGGTATCGAGAACTCGCCGAGGTGCAGGTCTTTCACGACAACGGTGGCTCTGCAGAGTCAGCACGCATCCTCTCGCTGCTGGCGGCAGCCGACCGTCACCGGCATGTCATGGAGGTGGTCAATCCCGCCCTGGAGCGGGGTGCGATCGTCCTCTGCGACCGCTACGTTTACGCAACCTTCGGTGTATTCATTCACCGCGGGGTCGACTTCGATTTCCTGGCGACCATAAATAGCGGCATTCCCCGCCCGGACCACGCGTTCTACCTTCGCGTCCCCACCGATGAACTGCTCCGTCGACTGCGGATCCGCGACGGAGGCAAGCTGAAGTACGAGGAGAAGTCTGCAGATCGAGTCGAGTCGATCACTCGAACCTACGAAGAACTCGGCTCCGAGCTGACTCCGGTCGATGGCATGGCCTCAGCCGAGGAAATCACCTCGTCGATCCTGGATCATATGAAGGACTCTCTGCGAATCCGCAATGGGAACTAA
- a CDS encoding ISAs1 family transposase, with protein sequence MSGSAHRQQRHRHLLSAVTHAPTVTLAQREVGAKTNETAAFRPLLEPLDLAGTVVIFDALHSVKDQVRWLVQEKKAHYIAVIKGNQPTASAQIKALPWEQVPVAHTVSGTGHGRRESRSVKTMAAANLGGIAFPEARLALRIHRRRQESGKRQARETVYAVTSLDTHQASPTDLGGYVRGHWGIENSSHHVRDVVFAEDTSTVHTGSAPRAMATLRNLAIGRLRLLGADNIAKTTRAIRDTPEHAIWIWGITDSPLLPGT encoded by the coding sequence CTGTCCGGCTCCGCACACCGGCAGCAGCGCCACCGGCACCTGCTGTCCGCCGTCACCCACGCCCCCACCGTCACCCTGGCCCAGCGGGAGGTGGGGGCCAAGACCAACGAGACGGCCGCCTTCCGCCCGCTGCTGGAACCACTCGATCTGGCCGGCACCGTGGTCATCTTCGACGCCCTGCACAGCGTCAAGGACCAGGTGCGCTGGCTGGTGCAGGAGAAAAAAGCCCACTACATCGCGGTGATCAAAGGAAACCAGCCCACCGCGTCGGCCCAGATCAAGGCCCTGCCATGGGAGCAGGTACCCGTGGCGCACACGGTCTCCGGGACCGGGCACGGGCGGCGGGAGTCCCGCTCGGTCAAGACAATGGCCGCGGCGAACCTGGGCGGGATCGCCTTCCCCGAAGCGCGGCTGGCCTTGCGCATCCACCGGCGCCGCCAGGAGAGCGGCAAGCGGCAGGCCCGGGAGACGGTCTACGCCGTCACCAGCCTCGATACCCACCAAGCCAGCCCTACTGACCTGGGCGGATACGTACGCGGGCACTGGGGAATCGAAAACTCCAGCCACCATGTCAGAGATGTGGTCTTCGCCGAGGACACCTCCACCGTCCACACCGGCAGCGCGCCACGAGCGATGGCCACCTTGCGGAATCTGGCCATCGGCAGGCTGCGGCTGTTGGGAGCGGACAACATCGCCAAGACCACCCGAGCGATCCGGGACACACCCGAACACGCCATCTGGATCTGGGGCATCACCGACAGCCCGCTCCTACCCGGAACTTGA
- a CDS encoding transposase family protein, with protein MPAAPSSPIPAVLAKLGPLHQYDTGRLRTRLQRVPDPRSRRGRWYPLVGLLLICACAVVSGARTITEITEWGQRAATTVLGQLGIRRHLPGRRRALSHATLTRLLAALDGDALDAAIGAYLAERDHTDTGGTGSAPRPAIAVDG; from the coding sequence GTGCCTGCCGCCCCATCCTCCCCGATCCCTGCCGTCCTGGCGAAACTGGGCCCCCTCCACCAGTACGACACAGGCCGCCTGCGTACCCGCCTCCAGCGCGTACCCGACCCGCGTTCGCGTCGCGGGCGGTGGTATCCCCTGGTCGGCTTACTGCTGATCTGCGCCTGCGCAGTCGTCTCCGGCGCCCGGACCATCACCGAGATCACCGAGTGGGGGCAGCGCGCCGCCACCACGGTGCTGGGACAGCTCGGCATCCGCCGCCACTTGCCCGGACGCCGACGCGCCCTGTCCCATGCCACCCTCACACGGCTCCTGGCCGCCCTCGACGGCGATGCCCTGGACGCCGCGATCGGCGCCTACCTGGCCGAACGCGACCACACCGATACCGGCGGCACCGGCTCGGCACCGCGGCCGGCGATCGCGGTCGACGGCTAG